CAACAATTCTTTTCGTCATACTTTGGTCTTCTGTAACCGTTGCTTGGTCTATATCACCATTTTTTGTCAGAGATGTTTATTTGAatgttaaattcaatgatgaaATACGCCGATTCCGTTATAATTCACTTAATTACGTGTATCCAATTAATGAAGAATcctacaataaacattttttatatttttatgtcgtTGAAATGCTCCAAGTCGTATTTTGGGGTCATGGTACAGTAGCATATGACACTTTTGTCAtttcaatatgtatttcaattgCATTTCAGCTAAAAACAATAGCCGTTTCATACACCAGCTTAAACGATATAAAACGTAAgttgtattcaaattaatgatttatacgtGATGATGTTATTgaacttcaaaatataattgtttgaattttatttaacttatgatTTTGTTCAGGTGATGTAAAAAATCTTACACATAATGATTTAGAAGCcatatttaatctaaaattattaattcaagaccaacaaaatatgttcaagtaattattgattattaaacgcaatatattatttaaaattatttttatttatgtatgattttttaatagaattattaaaaaaaatgtataaaattatttcagaaaaataaaagaaacatataaaatatttcaaccagTGACATTTGTTCAACTGGCTGCTCAGTCAATGCTAATTATACTACAAgcgtatatgatttttatagtaaacaccttcaaaaaaataacttagaaattttaatttaatatatttatttattatacgataattttttttttttatttttagaatcattttaatggtttttctttattatcagTTCCAATAATAAAACTGGTTGTAACCGTAGCaccaaacataatacatttattcattacatgttatttatatcacaatataaatgatcaagtatgtaattttttttatgaatttagattctgataaattttgaatacaatatgatagtatcttaataaaaattattaaaaatattacaatatacgaaATAATGAAATCTGGTGGCGTAATTAATCAGTATTAATTTCTCTGCTATCAATAATagaaaacttattaattacgtcataatgataacaatgataattataattctcatAATTTTgtcaactattttatttcagaaaGAATCGATGAACTTTGCATTATACAGTAGTGATTGGACCGCaatgagtataaaatataaaaatatgctgtTGTTTATTATGCGAATGAATGATGCGGAAAAactgaaactaaaaatatcgtTGAGAAAAATCGTGAACTTAGAAATGTTTGCaagtgtatgtattattttatttgcaccattcatatttgttttcaaagcatcacaaataatgtttacaaatgtttatacctacatgcctaactaatttaaatgattagttAAAA
This sequence is a window from Rhopalosiphum maidis isolate BTI-1 chromosome 1, ASM367621v3, whole genome shotgun sequence. Protein-coding genes within it:
- the LOC113559103 gene encoding uncharacterized protein LOC113559103; the encoded protein is MTLDDEQNYIVNLKLMKITGFYQLINPGTPKYFGFNVYKIGAAIEVMSGIISILLLCSSSYYYLDNTNELMSHFMLVVAIFFSTFKISWVSRNSETIWNNLDMTSVDFLSYTGHKKETLQIARAKSISTTILFVILWSSVTVAWSISPFFVRDVYLNVKFNDEIRRFRYNSLNYVYPINEESYNKHFLYFYVVEMLQVVFWGHGTVAYDTFVISICISIAFQLKTIAVSYTSLNDIKRDVKNLTHNDLEAIFNLKLLIQDQQNMFKKIKETYKIFQPVTFVQLAAQSMLIILQAYMIFINHFNGFSLLSVPIIKLVVTVAPNIIHLFITCYLYHNINDQKESMNFALYSSDWTAMSIKYKNMLLFIMRMNDAEKLKLKISLRKIVNLEMFASVMHLTYSIISVLAKSYGNIKSK